The DNA sequence TCTCGGATCTTCGTCTCTGAATCTTAAGTACGTGGCAATATCCGACCATGGTGAACGACTCTTTGATGCCTTCCAAACCCGACATGGCTATTATGCAGCCCGAAAAGCGTCCGAATCACACAGACTTTTGAAATCTCTCAGCTTCATCCAACTCTCATCTTGTCACAGTAGTACTCAGGAAATAGCAAATTTCAGCACCCAGCGCCGCAAAGTGAGTAAACATCTGATTCACTCGACAGCCTCACAAAACTAATTCACTTCCGCAATTCGTACCAGTTCTTTGTTTCTCAGATGTCACAAGACCGACTGAATCGCCTGCCAGGGTAAGTATAATGATTATCGGCAGTCCCTGAACAGACGATCCAGTCGAGTCATCCATTCATGCCACAAAGCCCAGAAATGGACGACGACGGCACAGCCAGATTCGAATTTAGCGATGAGCATGCACCCTTCAAACATATGCCCTTCCAAGTATTTGTCCCGCGGGAGCACTGGCTTCAGCCGAGTGAAAAATTGGACCTTACCATTTAACAAAATCCATCGACACACAACAATACAGATGCTACAATGCAGCAACCGCACCAAGAAAGGGAAGTGAAAACTCAGTTGGGGGAGCATTCATAACTTCGTCTTTTAAGAAAACCTTGCAAAAAGCAAATCTTTGGAGACCACCCTAAAGCCTCTGCGATAATTATAAATCAGGCTTTCCTATAACCTCTCAACCCTTTGCCAGCTGAAAGTTTTTGAGGTTTGAACCAGCAAATCCTTACAAGATCAATAACCACATGATGTGCAGCTAATACCAAGCAAACTCTAAGAAGAGGGAGGTGCCTCAGACTTATCGGTATCCATTGGGTCCCCGGAAGCAGGTGGTACATCCCCAGTCCCAGAAGCCTCATCAGGGTTAGCACTTGCATTGGCATCGGCATTGACATCACCTTGAGGTTGCTGCTCCGCACCCTGAGCAGGCTGAGGGGGGGCCTCCGGAGTAACAGGCTTGGCAGGCTTTGGTTTCATCATTATTGGCCGGCAGAACCTGTAGAAGCAAATCTTAGTTCTTAAGCACCTCCTAGAATTaggagagacaaaaaaaataaaaaataaaaagggacagGAAATCAAATGCATCCGACCAGCGGGCCATCTTTTCAACAGGTACATTGAGGTTCCACGGAACTCTCCATACCTTATGGCAAGATCTTCCTAAAATGAACTGTTTCAAGATTTCCAGCCCAGTCTAATTATTATCAATGATTTTATGTAACTTCCACATAGAAGTTACAGAGAAAAACCAAgtaaaaattgacatttaatgcaagagagagaaaaagataaaatctccTGAACCTCAATTTGTTACTGTTAAGTGAATAACTAGGGAAGGAGATGACCGCAACTTTCATATCAATAAGTTATCGAAAAAGTTTTTTCCTGgcataaagagggaaaaaaaaaggcaactgATGAGATCCAACCTCAAACACCCGTCCAACTAAAGCCGTCTAGTTTTACTCAGTGTCCCTCTTTCCAATGTTATTTCCTCAAGGATCTTGTCTGCAGTTTGTGTAAAATTAATGATAAGTTCATAGATTTTCTCTCGGTATGTCAGTTAATTTCTGCAACAATGTTTAGATAAACAATATCAGATGTGTCAAAACAAGTAGTAGTTATTACGCCGTTCTTAAACCTTCTTCTCTATGGCTAATATCTAGCTAGCTCCGCAAACCACCCAGTAGATGTCTTCCCTTTGCGAAGAAGAATGGGAATTACCAAACCACCACATCCAAGAGAAAGAGCATCTCACAATCAAGAGAGGAGAGGGTATGGTACCTGTCCAACGACTCTGCTTTCTTCCTTATTTCAGCTGACAAGAGAACTGGAGGAGCATGTTTAGGAAGAGAATCCTGCTGCTGCCGCTTGTCTCTTAGCCAGGCTTCTGCTTCCACACATTCATTCAAGACCTGTTTAACAACATAAATATATCAAATATACATCTTCAGCATAGACAGCTGCCACTTCCAGATAAAGGAGCAGAAAAAGATCTCTACCTTCTGCTTCTCAGAGAGATCaatgtgatcaaatttgggatcATTCGACATGGCTGCTTCTCTGTAGCTATTTATACAATAAACAAGTTGATCTATCACCGATCCTCTTTGCATGTGATCCTTGTAACGCTCTTCTATAGGATCACCTTGCTGTATGTCAGATTACATGGTAAGAAAGTGGAGCACTTAAcataaaatgcaaatgaaatgaTTCTATTACCTTTTTAAGTTCCTCAAGCTTTGCAACATAGACACCTTTCGTTTCATCTTCACCTTCCTCGTATAACCAATCTTCCACCTCCTGAAGTTTAGCAATTAACTCTTCTCTTTCTGAATCCGTGACAAAATCATGGTACTTATCGTTCAGCTGACaaccaaaatcaaagaatgagcAACAACTATATGTCCATTTCTGCAAAAGCAACCTACAAGGGAGAACTAGCAGCTCCTTACCTTGTTCCTCATATCGTAGACATAAGCTTCCACAgcatttttcttgtcttttgtcTCTTCCATGACCCGATCTTGCAAAGCCATCTCAAATTCCTTCTCGACTGCCTTCTGCAAGTCTCCTGATGACAATGCACCGTATACCACCTCTACCACAGGGACATTTGttttcttcaccttcttctttggAGCCTCATTCTGCGTGTCCACAGCCAAAATAATAAAGATACAAAGGCAAGGCAGTCAAAAACATCTCAAACGTCAATGTTACAGCTCTACTAGCATCAATAGATGAGACCAAAAATTTTCAGTCAATCACCATCTTGAATAGAAAACATCAACCAAAAGCCTGACAATGACAGAAACCCTCACCATACCTCTAATTCTTGTCATAACCCTAATTTCAGAGCACATCAACACGATGATCTTGTATAATTTTGCGTAAAAGGTCAAACACTTACCGACTAGGGCCACTACAAAATATACATATTGATCGAATTATAATTGAAAAGGAGTCGTCCAGGCAGAGGAAAATCCAGAGATATAAAAGACGATGAATAGCTCACACAAGCAGTAACACCTTGTTATCAGTTTCCATCTGTACAGCCTTCTCTCCTGTCTCAGGAACACCATTTTCTCCCCCAGGAGCATCAGCAGCACCTTTTTCATCTTGCGTGTTTACATCAGCTTCAGCAGAAGCAGGGGGAGCAGCGTCGCTAGGGGTTGCATCGGTGTCCATCTTATTCACCTCTTGAGCTCCATCCTTTGTAACTGGAACTTCCACTTCCTCTTCTTCCAAGAGCTGCGGCGTCGAACGAATTAATCAAAAGTCAGATTATCACGGACCCAACTTcaatatgaaatgaaaattcttGTAATACTTACTGTTGCAGACTCAACAGACACGATTCCATGGAGATTTAGTCGGACCTTCACCTTCAGCTTGGCGCGTTCACTTTTTGAACATTGAAAGGGGCCAATCTGCATATGTATAAAAATTAGGAGAAGCCTGCTGCATCAATGGAGGAAATTTCAAGCCCAAACAAGCCAAATAGAAGACATCCTCAGCTCTCTTCTTTACCGTGTATGAGCTTATCTTCGAAGAAGCTTGCAGTTCGCTGCCATCAACGTAGTGGACATCAACAGTGAATGTTCCGGATCTATAGAAAGTTAAAGCCTTGATACTGGGTATTGGATTTCCTTTAGGAAATACAATAGTCGTTTGCTGATTATCGGCAGCCCCATCCTGAGTTTCTGCCGCGGAATTTTTCCATGACAAGCCAACGGAGAATGGAAAGCTTTCGTGTACCTTACGAATGAAAACACAAGTTAAGAAAGAAGAACAGGTGATATAAGTTCCGTGATAGTAGAAAGAAAGAGGCGATGCTTACACATATATACCATTCCAATTGAAGACACGCCAATTCAAATTAGCTGGTATTTTCTAGATTATTTATCATTCCAAGATGCTTGCAAATGTCACAACAACCAAACAAGAACAACTGGCTAACAGCCAAGCAAGAACAACAAAAGGCTTTCAAGATGCAACTAAGGTTCTGGTGCCAGGATTATGAAAAAGCGTATAGAGATAGAAATGGATCAGAAAGATACGTTAATAAAACTGAATACCCATTGGGGATCAACAAAGACATGTAAGATAATAAGTGCACCCCTACACATGCAAGACAGACACACACAAGGAGGGGGATATTGTGAACCCACGGAATAGACAGTTATACGCCATATATAGAATGTGCAATTAAATGGAAGCAAGTGATGAACGATATTTTATTCGTCTAATATAGAAATATCAAGCTGCACAGACATATATCAGCCCAACGTTAGAAGGCATTGCAGAAGTTGGATGATGTTTACCTGGAATTCTCGCACTTTGAAGGTCGGGCTAAGGATTGCACACTCCAAAGCACACCCCCTGGAAACACACTCACTTGCATTCATTGTTCGCCTAGGCTCCTTCCCGAAAAATTCCGTCAAAATCTTAATGACAGCAGGAACGCGAGATCCAGAACCGACAACCTCAACCATATGTACATTCTCGACTGCAAGACCAGCATCTGCAAGAGCCTTCTGCAAAGGCCCTTTAACTCGCTCCAAAATTGGGGCGCTGATCTGTTCAAACTCATCCCTCTTGATAAACCCTCTGACATCCTTCTCATCCATTAAGCACTCAATATTCAAAGGCGCCTCTGGATTTGCACTGAGCATTTTCTTGAGCTTCTCACAGGCAGCCCTAAGTCGAAGACAAGCTCTAGGATTCTGGTAAACATCGATCTTGTACTGCTCCTTAAACTTCGCAGCGAAATGGTGGAACAAAACCTCATCAAAATCTCTGCCACCCAGAGATCGATCATAAGAGTGAGCCAGGATTTTTAACTGCCCTTTTTTAAATCCTGCAATGCAGACTTGCATGCTTGCGTGACCAATGTCTACAAAAGCAACATTAAGCGGGTCGCTTTCTGGCAAATCAGTCTTGTAAATGCCATAAGCCAGGGCAGTCGCAGTGGTTTCATGCATTAACCGAAGAGGGTGTAAGCCTGCAATGGTAGCCGCATCTAAGACTGCTCTTCTCTGGAGGTCCGTAAAGTAAACTGGAATCCCAATGCAACAATCCACCACTGCCGTATTTAGATTCTTCTCAGCAATACCCTTGAGATTAGAGAACATCATGCCAAGTACTTGGGTTGGGGTATATGTCCTTGCTTCTCCGAGATATCTTGCATGTATCAGAGGATAACCCTCAGGGCCCTCAGTAACTTGGAAAGGCCATGACTGCAGATCCCTCTGCAGCTCGGGATCTGAGAATTTCCGTCCAATTAACCGCTTTATCTGGGAGATAGAATTTTTGGGGTTCATCATGGTAGAAGCAGCTCCTGCAGTCCCAATAAACCGCTGCTTCTCACCAAAGCAGACGATGGCAGGAGTTTCGCGTTTGGACTCATCATTGAGCACGACATCAATCCCCCTTTGCCTTGCAACAGCGACAATGCAACTCTCGTTCCCAAAGTCAAAGCCCACCACGCTCATCTTTAGCTAGGCAGACCAATTCAGGCAACAAAATAATCGGATTGGCAAGAGTAAAAAGTGCTGATTTCCTTTGCAGAAGCAACGCAATCTGTTTAATTAACCACCAAATTGCAAAGCTGACCATCAAAACAAATAGTGCAATATCCAATAATCAATAAGACAACTAATTAAACAGATACATAGTCGTTTAACTCCACATAGATCCAGGCAATAAATAGGCTGACCGGCGGGAGTAAAAAGTGTTGATTACCTGCTAAATATTCACAGAAGCAAAGGAACCTGTTCAATTAACCACCAAATTGGGAAGCCAATTATCAAAGCAAATGGCGCAACATCAAGTCAGCGATGACGCAACTAAGTTAAACTGACATATCGTTGTTATACTCCGCATAGACAAGCCAAGAGTTCGGGAACTACACGTACAattgaataacaaaaaaatgacGCGAGCGCAAAACATCTCAACTCGACCACGCGGGAAAATTAACTGCACAAATCTCAATCAGCACAAATTTTGCCTTCCTTTGATAAGTCCACCAAGCCGCCTTCCCAAATTAGAGCCATAAAGTAAATGCCTACATACGCGGAACTACCAAAACACCGAACAAAATCAATTCTTTGTCGCGACCCGTAAAGGACACACATGAATCACGAGTGATACGCCCAAACACTCGCAGAATCCACAAACACGAACACATAAAAGCATCATGCTTTCACAACACTTGATTCGAAGCAGGCAGAACAAAGGAACTACGAATGCCAATGAAGCGGCAATCGGAGGCCGAACTGAGCAAAAACGGAGAGAATCACGAAAGCATGCGGGCACAAAAAGTATGTGAAGTTGCAGATCTACAGAAAAAGAGGGACAAAAGCAGAGAACGGAACGTGAGCCCAAGCTCCATCGACGCTTCGTCGAGATAGGAGTGCGCGCTGGCAATCTCAcctgaagaggaagaagagatcGAAGTGCCCGAGCGGTCGCGACGGTGTATAGGGTCTGGAATTCTCTAAAGAAGTGGTCTTTTATACGAGGGAACAGACGGAAGGGGACGAAAGGGAAGGTGTGTGTGTGGAAATTTCTTTACCGTTCGAACTTGCTCTCTCGTTCCTTGTTctgcaattttatttattttttaatttctttaggcAAACGTTGTTGGCTCTTCTAGAAAGTTCTTTGAATGTTGAATGACTTTCTCGCTCTTTTCTCCCTCGTTCTCTCGCTTCttttttgtaaaaagaaaaaaagataaaatatatatCTTTTTAGAAGGTCCCCTCCATGGAAAATTATTTGTGCCTTctgaaaatttgttttgattcaATATTTATCTGAACCCAATGCCACttatatgctctctctctcttataagGATTCGAAGCTTGTCCAATAACCTGACGAGTTACCTTCATATCTTACTTATTTTAATGTATCTGTACACGCACGTCATGCATCCTCAGTTATCAATgatatatttttcttcattgacGTGAAGGAACACCCTCTCTTTGCTTTATATCTGAAGAAGCCCGAAGTTCGGATGAGGGACCAAACAAAACAGTTTAAAAACTTACTTAGATTGtgatttatgaaaattttgtgTTGATTTTATATTAAATTGCATCCGATATCACTTGCAATGTTTTCATTGATGCATTCCGTTACCGGTTGGATGGTTCTCTTTGCAAGATGAAGGTTACGAAAATAGGAGAGGATGTTGTGATAGTTTATTCCAAGTTTGCTTTTTATGGCAACCCTAATTGCAAAGGGATTTTGTTACGAGTTAATTACGTATAATAACTTTATGGCGACTTGTCTTGTGATGCATTTATTAAACGATAAAAAGGTTGAAATTTTCCTGAATAAATATATCGAGGGACGAGCACAACAATAATTCATAAACTCTTGCAAAACGTGCAATTAAATCTCTGAACTTATTCTTCTTCTAGTAATTTGACCATTGAACTTTATATTCTTCCGTTCAAGTTAATCATTCCGTTAAACAAATAAGCGAAAATATTGACACCGACCTCCACATtagacccccaaaaaaaaaaaaacaaaattccacGTTGGAAACAAGTCAGCTTGTCGCCGTGTCCAACCACACTACCTAGTTTGTGCGGCCCGAACGGCTGTGCCAAAAGCCCACTCATGGTTCGATTATCCAATCCAAAACCTGGGTCGCTTTTGTGTGATGGGAGCATCATTTTCCTCGAAGAACAAAAGAACACCATCGGAGCATAAAGTCTAAAGGGGTCATCAGCcccctgaatttttttttttttttaaaattcgttgGACGTTGTATCTGTACTTTGTTTCGGCGAATTTAGCCGCGGAAATTTCGTGCTCTTGTTGGAGTTGGTCCTTCGATCAAATGGTTGCGCGGGGAATATTGATGCGGCCGTCGGTACTTTATCGATGTTGATTAGATTAATTGCTGACGGGAAATTAAGAAGAAGGCTTGAGTAATCGACAGAAACTCTCGTTACATCATGGTCAGGCTCTCCATTAGACTCTGATCGAGTCCCTCGCTAGTTTCGGGCCCCTACGCTCCCTCGAGCTCAGTCAAGGGTCATTGGACCGTCGCGTGCATGAAGCAAGTCGAAGGATGATGATACATTCACCGATCCAGATTGCCAAAGAAAAAACACACAGCATGAGAGGAAAACCACAAGACATCCAATGACCATTGACAACCAAGTACTGCTGTTAATCACAAATCTCAGACTCTTCTACATCGTTAGGACTGAGATATATGGCTGAGTTCTCACCCGACCAACAAACCCAAGTAACATTGAGCCAAGACAAGGCCTAATGTCCAGTCTAGTAACAATGAAAGCTGAGGCATCCCCTTGTCAAAGATGAATAAAACCCAATTAATCGCATTCGATCGCGCTCGTTCCCATGTCTCGCTGCACCGGGTAATCTACCAAGGGCACAAGGCTTCGTGTTATAGGCtcgagaagtttttttttttttttttggtcgagactTGAATCAACAGTCAGGCTTCTTGAGATGCAATTTGATGTTGAGTTTTAACCGGTTCAACCAACCATTCTCTCACATGGTTTAATAGTAGGAAAGACATGGACGATCATTTTGTTCTCCATCTAGAGTCCCCATGGAACTGATAGTCTTATGGCATCATTCACTTTTCACAATGATACTAAAGAAggtgttctctttctttcaatctaaacaatttaaaaagaacgaaagaaagaaaacagaagctGACAAACAACGAGTCGCGCACAAGAGATTGGCAATCGTTTATGCTGAGCCAAGTATGAGGAACTCAAAAGATTGAACCCCCTACAAACAGCAGAGATAAGTCTCACCTCCTTTTGACACCATCCACACAGCGACACAGCCCCTACTTCAAGCACACAAGGCCACCCTTCCACAACCCAATAGAAAAGCCTAAGAAGAATAAAAACAGCAGCCTCTAGTTGCCATTCAGACAAATccaaacccttttttttgggtcctgaCTCTATATCTTTCCTTAGCATCCTCACGTTTCTTGCTCCATAACAAATACCAAGTTCTCCCTCACACAATCTCAGTCTATTACCTCCAGGAAATTAAggggcaaaaaagaaagggaacaaAGAAGACTGATGTGTCACCCTGGTTATCCGGTGGTTGGCGTATCCCGAAGCACCAGGAGTCGCCAAAGATGGGTTAACCTGCCGGAGACGGTGGCACGTGAAGGTGATAGCAACCGTGCATCGAATGAGGAAGCAAGAGGGAATGGCAGAGGCACGGCTAACTGGTGCCTGTGCTCTCCAACGTTTCATCCCAGATCGTTCAGGTGTAGATATCACCGGTCTCATTACACATGGGTCAGTCGGGTGCAGAGTTGAACACTCATAAATGAGTCTAGTCTGATGAGTAAGGTGCGCAGAAGTAAGCACTGTGATGTAAAGAACCCACCTCTACACACATCTCGTCTTAATTATGCATCAAATAAGATTTCTGTTGATCTTTGTTACTTTGTACATGGGTACAAGCTCTTTTAACACAGATTGCACTCAAATAGTATTAACATCCACACTTCTTCTTTGAACTACTACTGGATCTTCATATATTGATCATCATACCAGAACCCAAGCCAATAAACTTTCGCCgccactccttttttttttttgccttaggGGAAGTAGCTTTTACCAGGATTGACGATGTCCCATGTTGTCCTCTTGATCTACTAACCAGATCATTTCTCGTGCAAGTATCGCAGTCAATAGCCACTGAATTAGCTTTGCAATGTTATGTCATCGAACGTCCTAGTCGCTGTGGATACAAAGAAGAATTGTTAACGTTCACATGTATTTTATCTATTAAGACTGCTAGAAACTGTCCCCGGTTCTGGTTGTTAGACATGTTTGACATGTCCTAAATCCGGAGAGTCTTATGACACTTTGTTGGCAACTTGAAAGGCCAATGCCTAAAGTTATGGAAAGAGATTCTTAACTTAGCAGCAAGTCCAcgaataaaagatgaaaaagctTGAATTCTACTCACCTCAGGATAGCAGCTTTGACGAACAATCGTTCGGTTCTTTGTATTGACCAGTACCTCACATGATACTTGCGCCTGCagagaaattacaaaatttgaacatcacattaccaaaaaaaagaagtccgAATGAAGCAATTCAAAGTGGCAGATTGGATGGAATTTTTTGTAAGCGCATAAAAAGGAAGGTCTGGTTGACGCGTGCCCCACGAATTCTTGTTATATTTACTTGGTAAAGAAAGTTTCGATTTTCAAAGCATCGGTTTCGCAGTTTATGAAGAACGATCAATGTATCCAAAACTGTGATCTTTCTTTAATTAGCTACTTAACACTCGTCACTTGTCAACATAATCCTAAAGCAAATACAACAAACTGTAACTTATTTGAGCTGAAGTTAGTGACTCTGCATCCGTCTCTGATAAGTGAAATGCCCACAAAGCAGTACAACAGCAGCATATTCAAATGCAGAAACcccttggaccaaaaaaaaaaatgcagaaacCCCAACATAAGACGCTTAGCAATGTTTCATTTTTCCTAGTACAGTCGAAACAATTCCTGTTCAGGAACCTCTAACACGAAAGTTAAAAGAATTCAACTTTACTTTACCTTCAAAGGGAACCTGAAGAACCAAAGCCCAAGCTGTCCCTCCACCTCCGTCAGGGTAACAAACGGCACCCTCCCCTTCGCCAGGTCCTCGATCAAGGGCGCCGCCTCCGCCAGGACCTCGACCCCGTCCAGCTCCAGCTCAGCGTCCACGTAGGACGACCCGAACGCCGTCACGTGACCCCCGCCCGACCTCACGCGGCCCAGCATCCTCCCCCTGTACCCGACCGCCACGTCGAGCCTCCCGATGTCCATCCAGTACGCGTCGGCGTTCCTCACCCGGATCGTGGCCACCATGGATATGTCCACGACCAGGACGGGCAGGGTCCGGATCCGGACCCGGGTCGGCCAAAGCCGCGTGATCTTGAGGTCCGGGTCCGACGGCCAGAGGACGTACGCGAGCGCGGCTGACAAAACGAGGGACGAGATGGACAGGAGCACGCAGGTGTTCGTACAGCGTCGCCGGCGGGGATAGTAAAGCGGCAAAGCGACGTCGTGTGGGTCGTGGGGCTGGGGTGGCAAGGGAGTGTAGTAGAAGCCCTGTGGCGGTAGCGGAGGattcgggtcgggtttggacTGATCCATGGAtcgtgtagagagagagagtggaagtGTTTGGTTTTGTTTGGTTGCGATTGATTGCTTTTGTCTGGTGCGAGGAATGATGAAGAGTATTGCCATAGACTTCAGGTTTAACCATGGTCGTTCGGGATGTTGACATAAAGTTCCGCCGGTAGAAATCAAATTTAGGATTGCTCCCGATACAGACCCAAGTGTTCAATATACATAATTAGAATAGGGCCATGCTATTTCGACTTCTTCCTCGACTAATACACTCCATATTTTAGCATCTTCAACATATTATCCTCCGCGGGTTTCACTCTTTTTTAGTTATTGCCACGTGGTTGGACGCCAagggagcggcggcggcggtaggGGTAGAAGGCACGGGCTCGAAGTGGCGTTCGAGGAAGGGGGAGACGACGTCGAGGGCGAGGTCTCGGATCTATAGAAGGAGGTGGTGAGAGAGTCATGTTCTCCATGGTCATAATTCGGCAGTTgatgaagaaaacaaagaaagtgaaaaaaacagataaaaacaAGGCAACGGGGATGTCTTCAATTGCTTCCAATGAGAGcgataaaaacaaaattttgaacTTGAAGCCTCTTctgcttttttccctttcttttctatcttcttGGCTAAGCTAGGAAATGTAAAATCTTTTTTGGAGCGAAATTGAGATGAGAGTGGGTTATCTTCAATTGCGGATAATTGATGAATTACCACTGAGACTTGAACCGTGATCCAACTTAATTAAGAGAAATAAGAGAGGCCAGAATTACCTTCGGGCGAAAGAGAACGGAGAGAattaaggaggaggaggaggaggaggaggaggagggaggtgggacccacaaaaaaaagaaaaagaaagagaaaaagaaagagactaAATAATCGGAGGATGCTAAAAAAATGGGACCCATGGAGGATAATATGATCAAAACATCATTATATGGAGTGCATTAGCTAAAGAACGAGTGGAGAGAGCGCGACCCTTAGAATAGTCAAAATCACTCGAATGATCAATCGGCCAaggagaattaaaaaaaaaaaaaaaaggcataaatcTATcgtaattatttcaatttaatcataagccttttttttttgtcggttgagtcataaatcttttgtatttgtattaattcagtccattcgacaAATTTTGACTAGCCATCGCCGACGTGGTTGCTCCCGGAGAGAGCCGCGACGTCCCTGCCTAGtgccggcgaccctcaccagcGCTAAACTCTAAagtttaagggaaaaaaaaaaagaaaacaaaaattataaaaatatcaaaatattattaaaaaatttccactCGAGCGTTAGTCAACGTTAGCTGGccgagactaaa is a window from the Rhodamnia argentea isolate NSW1041297 chromosome 8, ASM2092103v1, whole genome shotgun sequence genome containing:
- the LOC115737893 gene encoding uncharacterized protein LOC115737893 → MDQSKPDPNPPLPPQGFYYTPLPPQPHDPHDVALPLYYPRRRRCTNTCVLLSISSLVLSAALAYVLWPSDPDLKITRLWPTRVRIRTLPVLVVDISMVATIRVRNADAYWMDIGRLDVAVGYRGRMLGRVRSGGGHVTAFGSSYVDAELELDGVEVLAEAAPLIEDLAKGRVPFVTLTEVEGQLGLWFFRFPLKAQVSCEVLVNTKNRTIVRQSCYPERLGRSMT
- the LOC115737882 gene encoding heat shock 70 kDa protein 14-like is translated as MSVVGFDFGNESCIVAVARQRGIDVVLNDESKRETPAIVCFGEKQRFIGTAGAASTMMNPKNSISQIKRLIGRKFSDPELQRDLQSWPFQVTEGPEGYPLIHARYLGEARTYTPTQVLGMMFSNLKGIAEKNLNTAVVDCCIGIPVYFTDLQRRAVLDAATIAGLHPLRLMHETTATALAYGIYKTDLPESDPLNVAFVDIGHASMQVCIAGFKKGQLKILAHSYDRSLGGRDFDEVLFHHFAAKFKEQYKIDVYQNPRACLRLRAACEKLKKMLSANPEAPLNIECLMDEKDVRGFIKRDEFEQISAPILERVKGPLQKALADAGLAVENVHMVEVVGSGSRVPAVIKILTEFFGKEPRRTMNASECVSRGCALECAILSPTFKVREFQVHESFPFSVGLSWKNSAAETQDGAADNQQTTIVFPKGNPIPSIKALTFYRSGTFTVDVHYVDGSELQASSKISSYTIGPFQCSKSERAKLKVKVRLNLHGIVSVESATLLEEEEVEVPVTKDGAQEVNKMDTDATPSDAAPPASAEADVNTQDEKGAADAPGGENGVPETGEKAVQMETDNKNEAPKKKVKKTNVPVVEVVYGALSSGDLQKAVEKEFEMALQDRVMEETKDKKNAVEAYVYDMRNKLNDKYHDFVTDSEREELIAKLQEVEDWLYEEGEDETKGVYVAKLEELKKQGDPIEERYKDHMQRGSVIDQLVYCINSYREAAMSNDPKFDHIDLSEKQKVLNECVEAEAWLRDKRQQQDSLPKHAPPVLLSAEIRKKAESLDRFCRPIMMKPKPAKPVTPEAPPQPAQGAEQQPQGDVNADANASANPDEASGTGDVPPASGDPMDTDKSEAPPSS